TTTTAACAGTGCATTCACTGCAGTACCAAGAGAGAGTGGCGGTGGGCAGTGTCAGTGTCCTCCCCTTGATCATTAAACCAGCTGTGAGAATAAAATAGCTGGCGATGTTACCACAGATCACTGCAGTGAAAGAACGTGCATGATTGATAAAATAATCGTTTTCTCGAGATGATACGATGGTTAAGATATATGATGTTATCATATAAAATTTTAGGGTCGAAATTTAACATGATCGAGCATAATCACTctcatattttgatcatttataCTAATAGTTAGTAATCATCCATAATTTACCTCTTCTGTATTGACCTAAGAACGAGTTGATGAAGACGCTGGGACAAGTAAATCACCTTTTACCACatgattaataaaataataattgaaaaataaatataCCTTTAACTTTAtcatcattaaaaaaatatattttttacctTCTAAATGAAAATTCTTAgattcatttatatatatatatatattttattttattttttgtcaaaGCTACTCcactttatatattttaattatatataatagttttgattaagaatattaatatattttaatagTCTTAATTAAAATTCCATGGTACTGTtggaatataaataaataaaatgctattttaatatttttttggtaCCAAAAAGCACCCTTTCAATTTTCCCTCAAAAATAAATGTCCGAATGATTCTAATACAACTGGCTGCTCTCATGGAAGAAAGCAAGGCATTAATTAGGAGGTACGATGACAGCTTCTGCATTGTTTCTTGCATCAATATCCATGATTTTGTTTATTCGTTGGAGATGGTGAACTCAAAAAAAGACAAACTTTGAGGACCAGTGATGTAATTTTCCAAGAAACATGAGATCGTAGCAAATATATAATGGTCAAAGAAGATCAGCCTGCACCAATTTCAAGTCCTATACATAAtctattgtaattgaaaattttgatagGAGAGTCGATTAGAGAGCATATGCCCATTCTTTGTATATCTTACTAATGAGGGGAGCATAAAGAGGTTCCAAGATGTGCACGTGCAATAGCATTAGCAATGAGATCTCTAATGGTAGTGACAAACTGGCAAAACTTCAGTTTGATATGACCAACCATGGCAATGAACAACACAAAATTGATCGAGTATGAGATCGAAGTTAGCATTGCTGATGACATTTTGTGTGAGATAAAACTGCAAGTAAAATTTTCTTCCTTGGACCCTACATGAACAAATAGCTAACATTAGAATCGGTAGTAACAAATATCGAAAAACAATTGCAATATTGAgggaaaaaataaatataaatgtagGCCGTTTATGGAAAATCAAAGAACATGTGCTCGTACTAAGTTCAATGAGCTAATCTATAATGATTCAAGAGGACTTCCTCGTCAATGTGTGACATCAATTATTTTCCAAAATAACTGCTTCTGGCATAGGAAATATGAAAAGTATGCAGATATGGCTCCTTATCtgatgttatttctttttttttatgattaaCAATATACAAGAGCAAGAGGCATTCAAGGACctttggaagaaaaaaaaatagtaattataCATTCCAGATTAAATCATCAGGCATGAAAGTAAGCAGCTAGTTAAAGAATCTCAGATTCAGATTTCACAGATTTTGTAAACCAGAACTAGTTAACCACACAAATGAATTCATAAACAGAACAAGTAGATTTTTACACTGTTGAAGAAAAAAATGTTAAAAGGAAACCATATTTGATCAATTTTTGTCTTCCAATTTCACGGATATAGTCTTACATAAAGTTCAACAAAGACAACCCACATTGGTCGGGTAAAACGCCACTTGATTACAATGATGAGTTACTGAAAATTAACATTAGAATTTTATTCAAGCAAATGGAAATTATTGTTCAAATGAAGCAAATAATTCAAGTACATGATTACTTAGGCTGGCAAAATACTAGCTAACTCATGAAGAAGTCCAGTTTTAAGAGACACTAACAGTAACCAATCAAGAGAACAGACTAATGAATCAGCCTAGTATTCCCTTATCAAATGTAAATACAGAGTAGTAGATGTGCTACTGAAAACCTAGCCATTCAAGAAAGTAGAAaattaagtatataaaatctGTGCAACAATGCAAACAAAATACCATCAAAGAAAATGGACATAAAAATTAATTACCATTGGAATTCCCATTTCTTTTAGGTCATTGTCTCCCATCTGCCTTAACGCAAGCATATCCACCTGAAACCAGATGCAGTATGGAAGAATATAAGCTTGACATTCTATTATTTAATTCTTAAGCATCACCCCTGTTGAATGTTATATAGAATTTAAGGAACTCTTAATAAGAAATTTAGCTCCTAGTTAATTTACCAGAATGCCAAAAATAATGAGAAAGTGTTTGTTCCATTTGGTAGTAATATGAGTGCAAGCATTAGTCAGTAAGTTGAGAGAGAAAAATATGGTAATTATTAACACAGAACTATTACTATGTATATAAAACATAATACAATATAACTATATCTCATGTGGGACTACACCTATCAACATGAAATTATGACTAGTAATTCTTAATAATTCTGGCACTTCTGGAGCCAGAGCATGGATATTAATATTATCTATGTCTAGTCTGTTAcatgaaatagaaaaaaaaaacacaaaaacagaaaataagatTGACTAAAGACTCTTGAAGATGATGAaactgaaggaaaaaaaaatactagtGCAGTGGAAATGAAAAGTTTGATGTTGTGACAATCTGATCTATCTTTAAAGATATGAGAACTGGACTAAAGTTGGTGGCATCTTTAATAAACAAATTCGCAAAAGACCAAGTTAGCAATGATCTTTAACAGATTTGGTATAACCTTCTTCCTTAATTTTTCCCATTATATGTGCTCTTGCTTGTTTCACAAACAAGAAAAAGAACCCCATAAAAAAAGAAAACCCAAGAAACTTGAAGATGATGAAAATGAAAACACAATACTAATGAAATGATTGAAAATTGGCTCTAGATTATAAGAGATTGCACAGTGAATGATAGATAAAGAGGCACTGTAAGAGGACAAAGAGTAAGCTCCTTTTCGAAGTCGTAAATAATTGAAACAAAAGTGTTGCAAAAAGGGTGAGAAGATAAAATTGTTAGATACATAAATAGTATAGGGATCAAGATATAAACACTCCAATAGTCAGGACCTATTTGTAATATTATTTTGTAATCATTCTCCACGTGAGTATTTGTCCATGCTCACACACGATCTCATTGTCTTTTGCTTGAGTCTAACATTTTAGACTAACTATAAGTGGATCCTTGCATCGCCCCATCGCATGCATCCTCCACAAGCGGATTCTTGCATTGGCCTGTTGCATGCATCCTCCATAACTGACTTCTCGCGTCACCATAGTGCCCACATGAGTTTTAGTGCTTCCTCCTCCACCACCTCCTCGCCGATAAATCCTCCAATCAATGCCACAGTTGTTACCCTTGCAACAACATCGATCATCCACAGCAACAGCCCATCACTCTCCAGCTGTTGTCTGTTGCAATTATTATCACATTCACCCATGACCCACTTCCGTATACACTATAAGTTTGAAGGACTTTAACCTGTCTCCTCATCTCCAACAGCAGCTGCATTTCACAGCTTGACCAGAGGAAGAACCCCAGGCTTAGTCTATGGCCTCAGAAATCCAACAACATTTGTGACTATCATTCCTACCAATGCTACCACATTACCATCCATTCATCGAGGTATATCAATTGTTTATTTTTTCACACAATTGAATCCTCTTCGTGGATTTTAGATTCAAGAACCATTGAACATGTTTGAGGTAGCATACCATTTTTCTCTACACCTGTACCACCAACTAGTCCTATTAATGTTTAGCCAATTGGTCTCATTTATCACGTATCAGTTAAAGGCATGTCCCATAAGCTCTTTCAAATTCCAACTATCATTAAGCAATGATCAAAGAGGTGAACACCCTTTACTCAAATTACACTTGGGAACTGATTACTCACTATAATAGGTTGGAAGTGGCTCTTCACAATCAAATATTCTCCTAATGGCACTCTAAAGTACCCAAAGGCTCATTTGGTAGCTAAAAAATCCCTCAACTTTATGAAATGAACAATTTGGACACTTTTCCTCCAATGGCTAGAATTAGTTCGGATTTTTCATCACACTAACAGCTATTTTTCACAAATCCTTCATCAACTAGATATTAAGAATTTTTCCTTTATGGCAATCTCTGAAAAGAATTTTATATGGAGCAAATTCCACATTTATTGCTCAAAGCAATCTCACTACGGCTAAAGCAATAGTCATGTACATTTATGAAATCCTAATATTATGTAAGCTATTGGAGAACTCAAACTGTACTTTTAATTCAACTTTGCTAAAAAATgcaaataatttaattttgttacAAAATACTTTTAGCCATTGTTATTtgtgttcaatttttcttttattagaaCGGACTGAAAAATTAATTGTATTCATACAAATAATTAAATGTTTAGATGTACAACTTAGTACAACTAGGCATGAAAGAAGTATTGAGTTTAAGCAAAATTTATTGGTTGTTAATTTCCAACCAAAAATGCCTTTGAAATTATTCATACCTAAACATTAATATACATTCACGGATAGACATCTTTACATATTTGAATGTTAACAGAATTTGGACACATAATAGAATTTGCATGCACCTATGACATTTAAGAGTACGCTTGCAAGAATTAGATAATGTTGCAAAAATAGGTGTCATGCAACTATACCATGAGACAAGACATAAAATGTCCTGGTACAATATAAAAGTGTTATCATATATACTTCCAAAAGCAATCAAGAAACAATAGCATCAAAATCCTAACGAACTGTTATTGTACTATTAAGTACTGTCACTGCAGACAATATAAAGTAAAGGAAAACTACAATAAAATCATATGAACAAATTACAAATTCTTATTATTCATAGAAATATACAAATAAAATACAAAATTGGACAAAGAACTTTAACAGATGATAATACCTCTTCTGATTGGAAAAGTATGGTATACTTATCCAGACCAAGTGATTTTAGCAGGTCGCCAACTGTAAGAGGTTCCCCGAGCTGTAGAAAGCAAGTAGCAATTTGTAAATGGTTGTTTGCCAATAATAATATATTTAGGCAATGAACATAATGAACATTGTTGCAGAAATAGTAAGCACCAACTGCAGGTTATTATAACTACCCTTGCAAGTTGTAACATGTAAAATCTTCAATCAGTCAACAAATACACCATTATATGCATGAGGTGCTATCAGATGCAAAGCACAGAAACGACCAAATCTTATCTCATCTTTATTGGAGCTAAGTAGCTTgaataaaagataaataaaatataaaaaacaatTGACAAAAAAGGGCAAactgaaaaatatttggaaacaATAAACACTTTGTTTTCATAACTAAAAATGTTAAgagggaaaaaaatattttagcggCAGTTGTAGAATTACACCATGATTGTCAAATTGGTATCATAtaggataattaaaaaaaatcaaagaatctGTAGTATCAGAATGGTAGTAGGATTGATGAAACAGGAATAGTAGGAAAAttcaagaaaaagagagagagagagatgtaaTAGAATTATTTTATAGATGGGATTATAAATGATGTTCTAAAATCTTTAAGAAATGCTTATTATGTGCCACTACACATCAAATTATTACTCATACAATGTACAGACAATGTTATATTTAGTAACATAAAATTAGTGAATAATAAAAATAGTTATAGCTAATAATAGAATCATATTTTTGGTGAATTAAGTTGTGCCAAAACTAAGAAATTCATGTGGCAACGAAGTCAATCTCCTTCCCGTGCGAGTTCCCTATGAATTAAATTGGAAATTCAGTGGGAGGCAAGATCGGCAGAGTTTTTCAAAGACATCCCAATATGACCAAATTTAATTCAATTCCATCCATTTTCAATCTTAATTTGAGTGATTtccaattaattcaaataaatctcCAATGAAGTCTAACAAATTTATAGCTTATATTTTTGAGTCTCTAGTTTTTCCTGTAATTCTCATGAATCTAGGAGATGTCGATTAAAAGAATTGATCAACATTTGGCGATACTGATTCAACTAAGGTGATCCACATCAACATTAGCCAATTTTGCCAACTATGATTATACATAAAGGCATGGCAATAGACCTATcctattgaaaattttaaacataatttagaTGGCACAGTTAAGATATTGACAAGTGCTGACACCGCTAGTGGCAAAACAATTCTTGTCAACATGAaaatcttaaataaatttcatacaCGGAAATTACAGAATGGTACTGAAACTCCAATAAGAAACTACCTCCACCAGGAAATTTTACTTCTTCCGCCATCAATGATATGATGAACCATCCTTGGAATTACATATCAGTCTCTTCATCCAACCTTTGGATGCTAAGATCGATCTTATAAAGAGCTACATTGATTTTGTGCTTAAAAAAATGTTTCAAATTTTGGATGTAAAGTAGGATATTTTaagcttaaattaaattttaaatttagtaattaaatttatttatggaaatagccacttgcaaaaagcaaggtaaggctgtgtacaatggatccttccccgggaccctgcatggcgggagcttcatacaccgggctgcccttttttttagtaattaaatttatttaattgtatgtataaaatttctttaaaatgataaaatatgaaaattgactggaattaatcaaatttgaaaattttgaattcaaaattGTATCAATAAAATCAAATTCGATTGAAAATTCTTTATGCCTTCAAATTGAACTAAatagattttttcaaaaaaatatataatttgatctATTCGGTGTAAGCCTATTGTAATAATTAATTATCTTCAATAATATTCTGAtgaaataaatgaaaaatagtaaaaaagatattttcttagtttgattaaataaaattttcattcaaTTAAAGCATCAAATCAAACTATGCATGATTCTTGATACTCAAAACAAGTCCCTGGGGCCATAGTGCCGCGGTAGGATatccaggttgtcacccaagCACTCACAATTTGAACCCCAGCTACGGcatatttgcaggaatttttcctccaaatggggggcgTAACCAAAGGATGCTGAGCTTCTGGGTTGGCCgccgcgtgcgcttcccgatttaccctcgTGATAGGTGGGAAACTTTCGTGGGGCCGGGCCGATCACccgatagtcaatgaggctaactgggattatcatttttttttatactcGAAATAAATCCAAAAGAAgagataaaagaggagaactcGAAATGATATCATCAATTTTTCCGTTGTTTGTTCTCATGATCCTTTGAagttataaaattcaaaatagcaaaaaaaaatattttttctaatattAAATACCAAATTTTACcctacataattttttttacatttaaaatttaaaatatttacatGACTAATTATCCTAAATCAAATGTTTTGTAATTGAGTAGAAAGGTATGATGGAGCCCATCAAGTAACCATGATGATAGGATAATGTAGGTTTAAACCAGGCTTGATTGTAATTTATTTTGGTCTATTTATGCCTCAAtcaaaaatgataatcccagttagcctcattgactatccctgagGTGATCGGCCTGGCCCACGGAAATTTTCCACCGaccactagggtaaatcgggaaacgCACGCGGCAGCCAGCgcagaagcccagcatcctttgattgcgcccctcatttagaggaaaaattcctacaaatacgccATAGTTGGGGATCGAACCGCGGATGCCTGGGTGACAATCTGGATATCCTACCGCAGTACCATAGTCCCAGGGACTATTTATGCCTCAATCAAGTTTAGATATATGGGATACTCCGTAATTCTATTTAATTAAACCAGTAATATCATTAAAAGAGTAGAAATTATTAAATTATCTTCCTTTTTCTCTTGAAACATTTTCCCCCTCTCCCAGATTCATCTTACCCACAATCATCCACTCGTTGTCGGCTATCACTCATCCACCATTGGTTGCTTGTCTCTCTggtactcttctccttctctctccTTTCTCTCCCTCGATCTCTCTTGTCTCTCTCTCTCCAATTCCTATTATTGCTCACCTGTAGTACTTCTCTCCTCCCTTCTCTCCCTTGGTATCTCTTTGCTCTCTTTTTGTTTCTATCATTCTACCCCGTGTCGTCGTGCCAAAGTCATCTCACATGTCACTTGGTGACTGGAATGATAAATTCCGCATGTGCCAACTGCACAACTCAGCACTCCAATCTTTGGACAAGGCTCTAGATATTTTCTCTCAACTGTATTAATGAGACAAATAACAATTAAAGGTTATATTTAACTCATTACAGTTGCATGCATACAAGAAACTTGATAGGAAGGCCAGAGAAAGTAATGCAAAAAGTTGTTTGATACTGGAACCATTTGTGCTTCTCTACTATAAACATTGTAATAGTGTGTTCTTAAGTTAATCCTAAGCTTCTTCCCACAAACAGTTGGAAGAATCCAGGTAGGTTTATGTAATTTTTAGTTAGAAACTCAAGCAATTCACAACCCAGTTCTTGAACATCCTCCTTAGAATCTAAGATTGCCAATATTTTCTGACAAATGTTTCATCCAAAAAGAGAATTTCAATTTTTTGTTAATTCACCATAAAGAAAtgcattttgaaatttgaaagcATAAAGAAACCAACATAGAAGGAGAGACATTCCTTGTATAACTTAATTGATACTCGTTCAAAACTATAGCAAACCATTAACTGTTAAGTATAACTATTCATCAGATTTAGATGCTTAGAGTTTCTTCTGCAGTTGTAAGTGCACAAATAAtcaaaataatgagagagaattaATTAAGACCAAAGATTTACCGAATATACACTTCTCTGCACAATAGCTCCTGGTGGAGGAGCTCGAACTAATAGCCTTGCTGCATCTACAGAAATAGTTTTGGTCATAGTAAGAGCTCTAGAAGTGTTACCTACTGCATCATTTGTCGGATAACTAGGCATAGAAGCATCTAGAGATCTTATCCCAGATACATGCTGTCGTTCCTTGTATCTTCTAGAAGGAGAAATATGCCTTGGAATACAGATGAGCCTATCTGGAGAACTATGCCTTGGCTGATCCAAAGTCACTGAACATGTCTTTCTATGTGAATCAAATTCAAGCAAATTATCTGCACTTCTTGCAGGAGGTATTCTTCTCCCAAGGCTCGGGACACTTGACTCTTTTGGCTGTTGTTTGGCATTAGAACTGCTAGAAGCATGTACATTCCGAGATAGTTTTTCACGCAGAACAACATCATGTTGTCCTTCAGCCACAAGATGCTTTCTTCGAGATAAGCTTTTCCTTATAAGCTTCCATCTAAGATCATCTTTACCAACCTCACGATCTTTGTGCATTAAGGCAGCAACATGTCAAAGCAGATAAAAGTTGAGATAAAAAAAGATGTTTCCTGGTATATTTTAGTGGATACTAGATTTTATCTGCTTGTCCCTGGGATTCTTATTCATGAATCTTGAATAATGACCTTCTGTTCTCCGACTGTAAAATGTAAACAATATAACCAGCCTAATGAAATTTAAAACAGAAATTGAATACAGGATAAaaggaagtttaaaaaataacatataaaaatatcaaaatttgttTCTCATAAGCTCAGAATAATAAGCCAGTAATTTACTCCTTGATGCTTTCCGGGTAAAATTTAGAGAAGCATAAGACAAATCCAGACTTTTAAGTGCCACAACCTCCAAGATCTTAGAACTTTTCAAGAAAGGGTCATATTTGTTTTATAATAATCTAGATATTAACTTTCTTATAGTGTTTGATGTCAACATTAGGACAATAAAACCAGAATAAACcacaaaaaaaaagaattaagacTTCCTAGATAAAGAAGCAGCATAGATATAAATGAAATCACACAACAATGttacttttatttctatttccAGCAAATTATTGTTACAATCTTAAAAATCACTAACATTGATAGCTAAAAGAATTATGGGTGTGTTTGAATTTAGATATATATTTCTACAAGGGCAAAGACCATAAATCTTATATAGGTCTTTGAAAAGAGCATGCAGGACATACATTTGAGGCAACCAGTCTTTGTTGAAGCTAACTTTATAGTTTTACAGCCAGAGGTAACAGTCATGCAAGGTTGGTAATAGAAAACTATCTATAAAATGTAGAAAGTAGGAAAAAGTTGAACAAAAGAAAATGTTAAAGCACGAAAGCGATAATAGTACAAATAACATGAGATAAGCAATGCTCAGTATCTCTTGAATTTTCTAGCGAGGAACATATATGTATGCAAGAATTATTTCAATATCTTTCCCTCAAGAGGGCATTTTTATCCAAGTGGATATATTCCTTCTCCCAACATCATTTTCACAAAATATTCATAGAATCACACACCATTTCCTTTCATAATGGTTTCTATAAGAATTGGAATTGTTGCATTGCTCTTCAACCTTTTTCTCACTGATGGTTTGCCGCATAAGGAAGGCATATAGTCATCAGACTGTGGGCCATCAGAAATAGGTCTTGCTCTCTTGTCAATCTACAGATGAAAGAAAAGCACTAAGCTTAGCCAATCATAAACTCCACTGAAAAGATTCatcaaatagattttgaaatatcaaTTTCTATCCCAAATAAGTAAAAATCTTTGCAATACACGCAAGCGATGAAATTTGCATAAAAGACAAGTGACAACAGTACATTTTGTTCCAATATAAAAGATTCATCAAACAAATATTTTGAAACATCAATTCCTTGTCCCAAATAAGTAAATGTCTTCACTGTAAATGCAGGCAAGGAAATTTGCAAAAAAGACAAATTAAGGGAATTGATGTTACAAGCTAAGAAACAGAAATAATATTACAATGCAAGTTATTTGAAAAGGTTGAATATGGTTCACTAAATTTCGAATCAATCATGACTAATTCTAGTTTAATCAAGCTAGTTCTATATTataaaatatctaatttcttattttcattttatATAAGCATTATTTTACCTCTCAGATTTAACTGAGAGCGCCAAATGATTTTAACAAATAATTCAAAGTACGTTGAATTGTACATATTATGCCAAAGTAATTAACCTAAGATTTAGGTGAAGAATGACAATGATAATTTTGAATGgaaaattttgaatattaaaaaaCAAGTGGGAAAGCAGTGAATAGCCCGGCTTATTTATAGAGAAAAAGCGGGAAAGCGATTGAATGGAAGGTTGTAACGTGCAGAAAGGATATGGGTGTTCTACTGTCTGAATAGCCAGCCGACTTATTTATAGATAGAGAAAAAGCGGAGCGCCTCAACACATCCCTTAGCGGGAAAGCGGTGTATGTGTACGCCTCCAAATATCGCCTCATCAATTAATGATGCAGATAGAAGAGCAAATCGAGAAAGAATTTTAatccttttaattatttttgtcgAGTTTGGTATTTaggatattttgtatttttagTATGTTTAGAAGTTTTCCTTTCTGTCAATATTTCTTTCCTTTGCAAATTTAGGATTAAAGTCTATATAAGCGTCCTATTTAGTTGTAAAAGATAGTTTTTTTATTAATGTTATTTTCAACCGTCGTCTCCTTCTTGAAACATGGTGTTTTTCCTATTGTTGGTATTCCCCTTCGAATCAACAGGTTATAGAAGGTTGCTTCTGTTATTTGTAGGCAAATCAATGGATTCGATAGTCACTTTTGGTATTCATGCACGAATCAACGAAACTGATAATTATCCGCTACGtcaatttggtatcagagcgaggttgatCTTGTGGAGTTAGTCGTCGCCGCCTTCTTTAGGAACGACGAGTTTTGCTTTTCTATTTCCTAGTATTCATGTGTGAATCAACAGGCTGAAGAAGGTCGCTTCCGGTATTCATGCGCGAATCAACGGATTCGATAGTCGCTTCCAGTATTCATGCACGAATCAACAGAACCGATGCTTATCCACTACGGCACTAACACTACCAAACAGCCATCAGAACCATACTATCAGTTATTATGTCATAAGTTAATAGGATAAAATAAAGCCTTCCCAACTATGTGATTGCTGCTAATGCTACACATTACCATGACAGTAGCCTTCTTGGAAAGAAATCTTCGATAACTGTTTTAAGAACAGAACTAAAGGACACGCATTCAAAGATTTACTTGTAAAACATTTGACACGCATGAAAATGGAAtgtctaaagaagaagaagaataagagaagCTCAAAATATTCAGGACGATACAAAAATGTCTACCAATGTGTCTTAAGATCAAAATACCATGAAATTTGT
The sequence above is drawn from the Zingiber officinale cultivar Zhangliang unplaced genomic scaffold, Zo_v1.1 ctg249, whole genome shotgun sequence genome and encodes:
- the LOC122037271 gene encoding uncharacterized protein LOC122037271 isoform X1, whose protein sequence is MSSRSQFASALGRSRQIDKRARPISDGPQSDDYMPSLCGKPSVRKSRRTEGHYSRFMNKNPRDKQIKSNREVGKDDLRWKLIRKSLSRRKHLVAEGQHDVVLREKLSRNVHASSSSNAKQQPKESSVPSLGRRIPPARSADNLLEFDSHRKTCSVTLDQPRHSSPDRLICIPRHISPSRRYKERQHVSGIRSLDASMPSYPTNDAVGNTSRALTMTKTISVDAARLLVRAPPPGAIVQRSVYSLGEPLTVGDLLKSLGLDKYTILFQSEEVDMLALRQMGDNDLKEMGIPMGPRKKILLAVLSHTKCHQQC
- the LOC122037271 gene encoding uncharacterized protein LOC122037271 isoform X2, yielding MRQTISEKKVEEQCNNSNSYRNHYERKCRRTEGHYSRFMNKNPRDKQIKSNREVGKDDLRWKLIRKSLSRRKHLVAEGQHDVVLREKLSRNVHASSSSNAKQQPKESSVPSLGRRIPPARSADNLLEFDSHRKTCSVTLDQPRHSSPDRLICIPRHISPSRRYKERQHVSGIRSLDASMPSYPTNDAVGNTSRALTMTKTISVDAARLLVRAPPPGAIVQRSVYSLGEPLTVGDLLKSLGLDKYTILFQSEEVDMLALRQMGDNDLKEMGIPMGPRKKILLAVLSHTKCHQQC